A genomic stretch from Canis lupus baileyi chromosome 3, mCanLup2.hap1, whole genome shotgun sequence includes:
- the GCSH gene encoding glycine cleavage system H protein, mitochondrial: MALLAVRGVRAAACGLRVASVSAAPGLPRPWGPRAGAVRTLRTGPALLSVRKFTDKHEWITTENGIGTVGISNFAQEALGDVVYCSLPEVGTKLNKQDEFGALESVKAASELYSPLSGEVTEINEALAENPGLVNKSCYEDGWLIKIALSNPSELDELMSEEAYEKYIKSIEE; the protein is encoded by the exons ATGGCGCTCCTGGCGGTGCGGGGCGTGCGGGCTGCGGCGTGCGGGCTGCGGGTCGCCTCGGTGTCCGCCGCGCCCGGCCTGCCGCGGCCCTGGGGGCCGAGGGCGGGCGCCGTCCGGACGCTGCGCACGGGCCCCGCTCTGCTCTCGG TGCGTAAATTCACAGACAAACATGAATGGATAACAACAGAAAATGGTATTGGAACAGTAGGAATCAGCAATTTTGCACAG gaagCTTTGGGAGATGTTGTTTACTGTAGTCTGCCTGAAGTTGGGACAAAACTGAACAAACAAG ATGAGTTTGGTGCTTTGGAAAGTGTGAAAGCTGCTAGTGAACTCTACTCTCCTCTATCAGGAGAAGTAACTGAAATTAATGAAGCTCTTGCAGAAAATCCAGGACTTGTCAATAAATCTTGTTATGAAGATG GTTGGCTGATCAAGATAGCACTCAGTAATCCTTCAGAACTGGATGAATTAATGAGTGAAGAAGCATatgagaaatacataaaatctattgAGGAGTGA